Below is a genomic region from Miscanthus floridulus cultivar M001 chromosome 1, ASM1932011v1, whole genome shotgun sequence.
catagactaccataaaaaattTAAAGCAATTGGACaaacagaacttgctgtatcaaaaataacagatggtaggtctatttctagcataattagaaaaccctattaaaaagtgtcaagaaacagatttcacatttttcctagtatcattctatcATAAGAATAGCAttcaccaatttttacctttactggatctatagaaaaattatgaaaattcacacaagatccatccatgcaaataagagaattacctaactcctacatacagtgtccaaaatgtatgaaaatttaactacaaactattcatgatatgagcagtacaccataaaaatttcatgccatttggagctacacagaaaaagatataattacccctatttcccacatgattaaaagagataattagcaactccatttttcataacaaaatatggcataaattatatttttaatataaactagacattatcagggactcaacaaaattggaaccacatcatttggatctaccaaccaagagatatacatttttgaatatgtactcaaatctgtgaaaaagaataaaacaaaatagAATGGAAAACCTAACCAGCTACTGGGCCGACCCGGAAAAGCACGGCGGTCTGCGACACACGCGCGTCAGCACTCAGCGTGGCCCAGAAACGCAGCGTGGCCCACGGCCGGCTCTCGCCTGCGCACGGctgctgacgagcgggccccgtAAGTCAGAGAGACAGATAGGGGAggaagaagaacgacggcggtAGCTCATCGCCGGTGGCAGCTCCAGCGAGGCCATCGGTACCAGCGTGTTCACCTCACCCatgcgcacctaggggtaccatcaatTGCGGCTATTACGGTGGCTAGGGggaatggcgacggccatggcggtgcaCGGCCGCGGGTTGGCCAGCTCCGGCGAGGTCTGGCCCCGTAGGGCGCagctaagctcggtacgagcttcaggAGGCCACTACCATGCTACCCAAGCAAAGAGAAAGGGAGGGGAAAGCCTCAGTGGTAGTTGGCCGCGTGGAGCAccaactccggtgaggtcccgtcatggcggtggtggtggaaacggcaaatgcgcccttaccaagacccaaacggcacggctgagaggtggaggaggtagaggagaataCGGCGGAGCTATTGATGAGCTGGCCGACGCGTTTTTGCGGTGGCGAGCGAGCTAGGCGACGGCAAAGCTCGGTCAGCAAcggcggagctgctgcggctCTGTTGCTgcgcgtggtggaggcgaaggaaTGGAGAAAATGGGCTGTGAACCGGTCGACAGGCGCATGGGGTGCTCATGTCgtggccggccgtgccagggcgtCCACGGCGCATGGTAGGGTGATCAGGTGATCGGCGACGCGTGGCGTACACGCGGCCATCGAACCTTGAACCTGTCGAACACTGTAACTTGTCTGAACTCGATTTAGTTTTCAAATgaaccgactgacaggcgaagttGACAGCGTTGGATCTCTTAGACCGTGATGAATTAGTGGAAGTaatgtatataaaagttgtagagctatggtagggctacaactttgatttagaaatcaacagctaattctccctggatcatgagttgtatcaagccaaagttggctcgatccaactgGAATGGtatttatgacttagaaaattttctaagtatgaaatcaacagggaaacctgacttgtgggccctgtttgagtatgttctagccatttttatgagatggtcatattgagacttttgttccttgataaattggctacaactttggtaaagggtgcatatccatgcaaggtctctaggttggactttttaatcagtcaaataGAGTCACTCTATGggtcatcctaagtcaaacctccacctagagggcaatttagtcattttggtccacatgaacaatgtcccatcaattactctaagtgtagttaaggtgtattagaccataatcaatcactctacacaagtgctacaccaacttctaagtatcacatgtgatgaaacaacaaaacactcaatttaccctaatgttgcaattccatgtttcacatgtttcatgactttgttgcaattttacacTTGTCAAATTACACTACcaagttgccatgtttcaaggtatgagaaactcatgttgcattcacatgttgcactaactaccattcacaagcaatcaagtatgaaacaaacataattgagaatgttgcatatacatgtttcagtaacaatgacatgatgaggtagatgatgcacatgtttatgaaatgaaatataattttgtgggagccaaacacctagggtgttacaaaagtaACTCAGCCCAACTGGCTAGTGCGTGGAGGCAGCTTATACGGAAGTTGTATTTATTTTGGGACAAATTTTAAACTTTAGAAGTACATTTATTTTGGGCAGGAGGGAATAAGTTTTTTTTTAGCAGATGGACGGAGGGAATAAGTGTTATAAACAAAATTCACATGCCTCAAAAAATTTATATAACACTTCCAATTTAGAAATGGAGTGAGTTGGGCCCACAGGCTTCTTCCGCACAACGAAcctcaaagtttttttttttttttttgaactcaaCGAACCTCAAAGTTAGTTGGGCTTAAGCCCATAATCGGTCAAACGACATCCACCGTGGCCCGTACCGGGATGAAATTGATGGGCCTCCGGCCTCAGGGACAGGGGTCCAGCTTTTCACCCtctcggcctctcttcttcccgcACCTGCCGCCCGCGCCGTGCTCGACATTCCCCACCGGAACTCAAAGTTGCCAGCCTGTGCCACCCGCCGCATCCGCAATCGCATTCTCCACCATGTCCGCCGCCCAAGGGCTCCTCGCCGACGTCCCAACGCTCCGGATCTTAGTTGGTCGTCTTCAAGGCTGCCGCGGCCTCCTCCGATCCCTTCCTTACCCTACTCGCCGACACTTGCGGGCGGCTTCCTGCGCGGCTGCGCGGGGAGGCGAGGGCGGCACCATCTCCGTTATCGTGGCGGGAACCAGGCCTCGCGCGGCGGGTGTTCGGCCGACAGAATGCCGCGCAGGAGCGCCGTCCCCTGCAACTCACTCGTCAGGCTGGGCCAAGGTATTTGAGCTGCTCCGGTCATGCATTGAGGTGTACTGCAGTATCCTGGATCGACACATCCCATAGAAGAATCCTCCTCACCGCTGACCCATTCCTCAACAATCTACAACTAGAGATATTTGAGTACCTCCTGACATCTATTGCCTGAGTTGCCTCTGACTGCCCAATGGAACAACATATGCTGGATCACATTCTATTTGTTATGTGTGTTCaggagataaatgaatgtgaaccAAAAATGTGAATCATGGAGAATAAGCTTAGGGGAGCTGGTCTATTTACTTGTAATATAATCTTCTTCATGATGAATCTGTAGGATCAGTAGTTTGTTGTCAGTTTGTATAATTCATTGTAAACTGATGGTCGAACAAAACGTTGACTAATGTGGATCCTAAAATGACTTCTAGTTTCGGGTTGGAAGAAAACAAGAGCACAGTCATGAACCATTTTAAATAAAAGAATCTAGAATCAATATTAATTTGAAATACTTCtaaaaaaaagtaaattgtattCAAATTTTCAGAATTTCCAGCAAGTTTTTAGTCGTTTGTGAATTTCCTTCTTGCTTACATTATACTACCAGTATGATTTGGGATTCTATATTGTTTCCCTGAGGCTCCTACTCAATTTATTGATGTTATTATGCAGTGATTGATTGTTGAAAGTATAATTGTTCTGAGGCATCtggtaatttttttaaaaaacaaataGCCCATTCTGGCTGAATAACAATGTTGCCTAGTTTGTGACAGAGGAAATGTATCCACAAGACATATGGAAAACTCTGTTAGCTTCATGCCACGATCATATTTTTAATAAATCAGAAAGCCAAGAAGATGCTTACAAGAAATGTAACCCATCCACAGAAACATGTTGAGAAAAAGATGACAAGAAGTAAAGTCCAAAAGCAGCACCAATCATCAGCATCACGACAAGACATCCCAACCTCTTTCTTAAGCACCAAACAACCACCAATACTCTCCATGTCTGTAAAGCAAGTTCATTTCATGGGTTTTAACCTTCCTTCACCATCCACTAGGGCTAAGAGAGATTGAAGAAAGCTAATCAGGTTCTTCATTAGGTAATTTTCTGCTATTCACATCAATCGACTAAGCAGAAGTGCTATTTATAATTGCATCTTTTTCGAGTACAGTCTGTTTGAACTTTATATTCCTATGCAACTTCAAATTTCATCCGCTAAATTTTGATGCATCAACATTTTTTCTCAACAGGAGATGCTTTTCCAGAGTTCCAAGCTTATGATTGCCAAAGCTATGACTTTACAATTACAAGCACTACATTATGCGGATAAAACAAGATCACTACAACTTTTAGAAGAATTATTGTACGTTTCATGCAAAAGATGAAGTTTTCCTTTTCCTGATTAGTTGGTCTTGCAAACAACATGTAGCTGCCACCTGCCGGTGAACTTTGGGATTACTTCTGGGATGCGCAAGAGGAATTTCATGATAACCAAATTTATAGTTTTTAGCTGGGTCGCTTATTGTGGTTTGATTTTTGCTAAGTTTTTGTTGGTGCTCTTTGTCGCTTTGCCTGTACTAGAGTAGTTTCTTTGGCCTTGTGTCCCATAGTCACAGGTCTTGTCAGTTGTCGAAGGCTAGTTGCTCTGGTCTAGTTTTTTTTCCGTTGGGGAGGGGGATTCTTCTCTCTCCTTTGTActatttttctttctctcttaaagaaatgatgagcaactctcttgcgtgttcgagaaaaaaattaATCAACTCCTTAAGGGgcacaaataaaaaaaaacatggcATTGTATATTAGAAGTAGGGACGACACAAATTTGAGTAGAAGAGGACAAAAGCTGTGAGGCACAAAGTTTCAAGCTAGCTAATTTCTGAGCAGGACTTTCACTGTTCTGTTGACAGAAGAACTAGCAGCATGCTGACCACTTTTATCCTTTTTTTCTCTGCAGCTAATAAACAGGACATCTTAGTTGTGATAATACATTTTCGGCAACCCTGTTTTGGAAGGTAAATCCCTCAACGCATGGCCAAGAAACAAAAGTGAAAGGTGGGGTCTATCTTTTGTAGATCATAAACTTTTCAAGAACAGCTAGATCTAGTGGAGCTCTAGCACAATGGAAAGTCCTGAGTATTGCGAGATAAACTCAAATACGACTCTCGACTACATAAACCGACTGTTAATGGAGGAGGGCACTGATGAGAAGGCCAACATATACCAACGACATGATGCACTTCAGGCCATGGAGAAGCCATTTTATGATATTCTTGGACAAGCATATCCATCTTCACCTAAGGAGACAATGATCAGTAGAGATACCCAAGTAGATTGTCCCCAAGACAATTATAGTGAACAGGCATGCAGTGGTAGTTTTTTCACTGATATTCTTGGGCCACAAGGTATGCACCTGGTTGCCAATGACTGGGCTTCTGAATGTGACTATTTGTCTTTGCAATTTGAGAGAGGTGCTgaggaagcaaataagtttgtccCCAGTATTGTGAAATTGGTTGATCTGGACAGTAATGGCCTTCCTGATTCCAATCAAATGATAAAGGCAACAATTGGACAAAAGGGCAAGCATGTAAGCAAAATACAGAGTCATCCACATGTGGACTTGGAGTTTTTGGAAGCAAAGAACAGTAAGCATTTGGCCATCTCGGTTAGTGAAACAACCCGGGATGAAATGTTTGACAGTGTTCTGCTCTGTGATTGGCAGTTCCATTGTGATGTTGCTCATCTTAGAGAAATTAAGGCAAAAGAAGCAAACAGCAGTTCACAGAATGTTCGGAGAAAAGGATATGGCCAAGGGCAGATGAAGTCACGAGGTAAGGAGAAAGAGGAGGGGATTGACCTCAGGGCTCATCTCATGCAGTGTGCACAAGCAATAGTAGTAAACAACCTTCCATTTGCCAGTGAGCTACTGAAGAAGATGAGGCATCACGCTTCACCATATGGAGATGGCTCTCAGAGGCTGGCACTTTACTTTGCAATTGGTCTTGAGGCACGCTTGGCCGGGACAGGGAGTCAAATGTATCAGAAACTGATGGAGAAACGAACAAGGGCCACAGACATGTTAAAGGCCTACCGCCTTTTCAATGCAGTGTGCCCTTTTGCTAGGGTGGCATACTACTTCTCCAACCAAACAATTGCTGACCTATTGAACGGGCGACCAAAGGTTCATATCATTGATTTTGGCATCACACTCGGCTTTCAGTGGCCATCATTAATCCAGCGCTTTGCGAAGCAAGGTGGCCCCCAAAAGCTTCGTATCACAGGAATAGATGTACCTCAGCCAGGTTTTCGCCCCCGTGCAATAATTGAGGCGACAGGAAAACGCTTGGCCGAGTATGCAGAAATGTTCAATGTGCCTTTTGAGTACCAAGGGATCGCCTCACAATGGGAAGATATCTGCATCGAGAATCTCAATATTGACAATGATGAGGTGCTTATAGTCAACTGCATGTACAGAACAAAATATCTTGGTGATGAGACAGAAGACATAGATAGTGCAAGGGATAGGGTACTGCGTACCATGAAGAGGATCAACCCAGAGGTTCTCATTCTTGGCATTGCGAATGGGATGTACAGCTCCCCATTCTTCCTGCCACGATTCAGAGAGGTTTTGTTCCATTATTCTGCGCTGTTTGACATGCTCGATGCAACTGCTCTCCAGAGTGACGAAGATAGGATACAGATAGAAAGGGATCTGCTTGGGGCAAGTGCACTTAACGTTGTAGCGTGTGAGGGTGCAGAAAGGATTGAGAGGCCAGAGACTTACAAACAGTGGCAAGTGAGATGTCTCAAGGCTGGGTTCAAGCAACTTCCTGTTAATAAAGCAATCCTGAAGAGATCAATAGATGAAAAAAACAAGCATTATCATGAAGACTTTGTCATCGACGAAGATAGCAGATGGCTGCTGCAAGGATGGAAGGGGAGGATAATGCATGCAGTGTCCTCATGGAAACTGAAAGAATCATACACTAATCAGTAAGATCCAAGTAGATCTTTGTGAACAAGTCAGCTAAACCTGTAATGATGTTGTCAGGACCTTCAGACAATCTTCAGCAGAACGCTTTAAGTATCTTCTAGTCTAGACTCTCATTTGAACAAATGTAAGTGCCACATTAAACAAGGCATAAATGAGATTTAGGAAAGAGGTGATGGGTATAACAGATTGAACAGACATAGCAAGTATGAGCACCCTGGTCTATTGGTTCAGGTTCTCCCCACCACCTTCCCTGTCTACCCACTGATCGCAATTGGTGTCCCTATGTGGCTACTCTGGCTATTGACAagattcttttttttcttcaaagGGAGATCAACGGGAGGTATCCACCTTGTTGCCTGGGAAAAAAAAGTATGTATGCCAAGCGAGCTCGGAGGGTTGGTATTCATTCATAATCTTGTAAATCTTCAATGGGGTCTATGGATGCGCTGGTTGTGGCTCCAAAAAAATGCAACCTGGTTGACCTTGAGCGGGACTGCAGTTACCTATTCATGCCAACACTTCAGCATTGTTCACTTCTCAATTATCATAACACACTgtttttgtggcagaacctcctaagttatagggcccatatgcacctgtcactgtccgacgacctttgacatttatgcatatgtttccaataacttaaaaagactgtcgggtgtcctcggggaaccccgaatcatccacgatttccgagcaggatcacgttatagagtcattgcagtataacaacatttattcaaatatcaaaaccagagtaacaacagcggaagtcttacgataacatatatttcaaaccttacaaactaagttctttaattattacaaaccatagtagtagtggagtggcataattaatacacacataacacccaaaataaacatcctgcccaaggatcacacattacttctcatcgtcagaacgaacgatagtcatgcagcacgatccaaaacagatctgctcatgaggctcacctgcaacaaggggtcaacgaaccctgagtacgaaagtactcaacaagacttatccaaaatattaactgataaactcagtaatgcaggctcagggattcaaggtatagctttaacaatgatcaaagttcttttgcgtaaaagctcttttaacaacattccttatatagaaaacttctcaagaattatatacaaatctgacatgatccgcactgagatcatgaaacttcatattcagcacattcacaagccttattcaagttccggttattaattctacgatgatgaacagtgagttgagtctccataaccgaggagcaacgacgattcgaaccgattaagcccagctggggattccagaccacacgacatatgcaggtccccaactcacatatatcaacctacccttggatcctctaaaacaagaacgggtccgcgccacccgagaatacagcacacctcaaatccggccacattccagccacgagggtacacgctattcccgccatctctccactcccagtgcgcgagtagccattctcttaATAGAATTtctaagttcaggcttaccggagtatgtggttagtactacaaattctcacctcatgcaattcaacaacggacgtgccttaatcaacacaggcggaaagaacccgctcacaagacctccatgtcttgtggctcacacacaccgagtccgcccggtctagatttattactccacattcccatatcacatgctaacataattaaccaatgttccatttaaaactagcagatggcaggtagtcacccgactttcatcgttctacgcatagctaagcaaaactaggcatatacgagtttaaaataggtaatatggtaaatatggaataacaagggtggtaatgcaccaattaggcttttacttaactcctaatcacttaatgcagtaacagaaagcaaaagcgaaattaatttataaaatacaaggtagggttgtatgcattcggggcttgccttcgttgacggaaaagtccgattcctgcgacgtttcacaagtattcgatccgacctcaacagacggataaacttcttccacgacttgattaactaccacgtgttcaccttcgttcactacacgtaatagcaatgccatgtttaacatgatgcggaatacgaaatatgatgctcgataatggatgcaaagttaataatttgaatacaactttccttcgcggtacagttgcaagtcaaacaaactatatctttttcgtaacacatacatcaactgccaaggatcattaacaacaaacgacccgaggtcatcactcaatccaaaagtccaaacaaaaacctaaatcattaaaggttactatttgtttttatgaattaattatttaattcaaaattatgaaataaatcaacttattctatttgagctcaaaattttagtacatgttcattacatgttaactaagtggcaaaacaaatttcataatttttggataaataaataagcctagaaaaatcatggaaatccatttatgaataaattgagcaatttttatcacatttaaaaattacttaaaaacattatttcatatttttcttaaatactatacctcacaaagaagtcactcaaaaattttcataatttttggagctctaaataaatctacacaaaaataacaaaaacagacactattcattcaaatctgaaaatagaaaaattcattttgaacgttgagtcactgacatggtgaccccacctgtcatcttctacctcccgcgtgttgactacgacgacgacggcgctgaccggcgcaaactcaccgacggcgagtccaaaggcgacggtcaaggcaccaaaatgaccacatcatcccggcgcatcgactgaaggcgctagctagacgaattactacgagttacgagcttggcgtcggccatggcggatgcggtggctcgacGACGTTatgccggcgaaacgaagccgaaaacggggaaacagagggcatgggaagatccagtagctcaccacgaacatgttcaagcaagaattaaggccggagaagcaacggtgaagcggggcggcgttcacagcgatcacggcggtgcgagcaataacGACGGCGGTGTTctagtggctgtggtggacaaaacgagcaatcaacaagatattaagcaccacggcatcatggagaagctgaaacaatgcttcccgagatcagaagctcaccgtagagtactggccacgacggcgctcgctcgacggggactctgccggccgcgaggaagaagagcgtggtcagcgagttctcggcgaaatcagccgaccacagttggctgggtggatgcgcaagagaaagacggaactggaacggcctttaccaagacgaccgcggcgctagggagacggtgcgggctcgccggagctatggcggtggtgtcgggaaaacagagcaagagaacggggccaacgacgacggcctgggctaaatagagcagctcagaagcgcaaggaagctgcgctgtggccttcaccgcgccagcgcgatgccaaagacggccacgaccgcgcctggaagcaaaccgaaggtcgccgccggtgtagctttgagcggtgaacactgttcatcgaaattacaagtttgccattcgccaaaattcacaaattactcccaaattttcataacaactcaaaaatctccaaacataaaagttgttcaaaatcaaaagttctacaactttgcttttataaccatctcctaattcggtctagattttgaaatgaacttttgaatttgaatagggaaatttaccgaattacgcctttttgatttactcaaaaattttctaaacaacttgaaaaactccaaaaacaaactttgtataacttgccaagctctacacttttgcttttgggcccaaccccaaaatatgcttagattttgaaatggattttcagggtagggtttaaatgttgaaaagcggggttttctggaaaaattccaaatccaaacaaacattgaacttaagtcaaacaatacattgcaacacataccacataaatataaacttgttttagtaaatgcacatcaaagttttcaccaaatgccaaatgctttgcaatgcatatgatgacatgtcagattttaatacttaaacacccgaggtgttacaatccttccccctaaaagaaatctcgccccgagattcaaagccatagggtaagtaatggaaaaggaaatgtgtcgcgagaatacatacaaactctgtccataaaaca
It encodes:
- the LOC136483380 gene encoding scarecrow-like protein 9; the encoded protein is MESPEYCEINSNTTLDYINRLLMEEGTDEKANIYQRHDALQAMEKPFYDILGQAYPSSPKETMISRDTQVDCPQDNYSEQACSGSFFTDILGPQGMHLVANDWASECDYLSLQFERGAEEANKFVPSIVKLVDLDSNGLPDSNQMIKATIGQKGKHVSKIQSHPHVDLEFLEAKNSKHLAISVSETTRDEMFDSVLLCDWQFHCDVAHLREIKAKEANSSSQNVRRKGYGQGQMKSRGKEKEEGIDLRAHLMQCAQAIVVNNLPFASELLKKMRHHASPYGDGSQRLALYFAIGLEARLAGTGSQMYQKLMEKRTRATDMLKAYRLFNAVCPFARVAYYFSNQTIADLLNGRPKVHIIDFGITLGFQWPSLIQRFAKQGGPQKLRITGIDVPQPGFRPRAIIEATGKRLAEYAEMFNVPFEYQGIASQWEDICIENLNIDNDEVLIVNCMYRTKYLGDETEDIDSARDRVLRTMKRINPEVLILGIANGMYSSPFFLPRFREVLFHYSALFDMLDATALQSDEDRIQIERDLLGASALNVVACEGAERIERPETYKQWQVRCLKAGFKQLPVNKAILKRSIDEKNKHYHEDFVIDEDSRWLLQGWKGRIMHAVSSWKLKESYTNQ